In a genomic window of Akkermansia massiliensis:
- the infC gene encoding translation initiation factor IF-3, which yields MNERIRAPRVRVVTANGDQLGVMNTRDALEKAKALGLDLVEVAGNADPPVCRVVDYGRYKYQQSKLQKNNKSRTIKLKEVKLRIGTDTNDYNVKLARAESFLDHGHKVRFQLRFRGRENAHQELGYDMFNKVIADLKTMAQVDQAPRLAGNTMHMVLSPLPVQQRVKKFTAHLDEDFDSEDSAFDAEDDE from the coding sequence GTGAATGAACGCATCCGCGCCCCCCGCGTGCGCGTGGTGACCGCCAACGGCGACCAGCTCGGCGTCATGAATACGCGCGACGCGCTGGAAAAGGCCAAGGCCCTGGGCCTGGACCTGGTGGAAGTGGCGGGCAATGCCGATCCGCCCGTGTGCCGCGTGGTGGACTATGGACGGTACAAGTACCAGCAGTCCAAGCTCCAGAAAAACAACAAGAGCCGCACGATCAAGCTTAAGGAAGTCAAGCTCCGCATCGGGACGGACACGAACGACTACAACGTGAAGCTGGCCCGTGCGGAAAGCTTCCTGGACCACGGCCACAAGGTCCGTTTCCAGCTCCGCTTCCGCGGCCGTGAGAACGCCCACCAGGAACTTGGCTATGACATGTTCAACAAGGTCATTGCGGACTTGAAGACCATGGCGCAGGTGGACCAGGCTCCGCGCCTGGCCGGCAACACCATGCACATGGTGCTCTCCCCGCTGCCCGTCCAGCAGCGCGTGAAGAAATTCACCGCCCACCTGGATGAGGACTTTGATTCGGAAGATTCCGCCTTTGACGCGGAAGACGACGAGTGA
- a CDS encoding GNAT family N-acetyltransferase: MVLSYTDTKEFSPAALEELFLSVQWESGRHPERLAEALLHYGTVFSAWDGGRLAGLIAAMDDGTMTAYVHYLLVHPLYQGCGVGSRLLELCKKRYAGYLNVVLTSYREGVPFYERNGFIADRTQEAMRFIPPSSGETGL; this comes from the coding sequence ATGGTTCTTTCCTACACTGACACCAAAGAATTTTCCCCGGCGGCGCTGGAGGAATTGTTCCTTTCCGTCCAATGGGAATCCGGGCGGCATCCGGAACGCCTGGCGGAAGCATTGCTCCATTACGGGACCGTGTTTTCCGCCTGGGACGGCGGCAGGCTGGCGGGACTGATCGCCGCCATGGATGACGGAACCATGACGGCGTATGTCCATTACCTGCTGGTGCATCCGCTGTACCAGGGGTGCGGCGTCGGCTCCCGCCTGCTGGAGCTGTGCAAAAAGCGCTATGCCGGGTATTTGAACGTGGTGCTCACCTCCTACCGCGAAGGAGTGCCTTTTTACGAAAGGAACGGCTTTATCGCGGACCGGACGCAGGAGGCCATGCGCTTTATTCCCCCTTCTTCCGGGGAAACCGGGCTTTAA